The nucleotide window ACACTTGAGAAGATGTGATAGCAAATTTCTTGTACCACTGTTTTTGGTGTTAGCTACATATTCTTCTGGACAGTACTTGCATTTCACTTTTTTAACACCCTCGTCATCAGTGAACTTACTGAAGTGTCTCCAAGCCACTGATCTttctttcatgatttttcttttcttcgaaCCAGAATCAGATTCGACGTTGCTTGTGGAATCATTTGAAGCACCACTTTCACCACATTTTACAATGGCTTGAACTTTATTCACCGTCTCTACCTCATATTCCATCTacgaaacaaaataaaaaattaaaataaaaatcggATTCAAAATAGTAGTATAGTATGGTCTATTTCTGTTTAAGAAAGTCAAGAGTGAAACCCCCaatttatttcatcaattttatccaagaaataaaagagaacaaACACTTCCTTTAAGCTCTAAGAAAGggggagaaagagagagagagaacgagAGAGAAGGAGTGATTCTTAGTGTCTTACCAGTTACCAGTGCGGTCGCCGGAACACAGAGAAGAGATAGAGGAAGCGTCGAGCAGAAGGGAGCAGCTTGAGGCGTGAAGACTGAAGTGAGCACTGAGCAGCAGTCTCTGGG belongs to Nicotiana tabacum cultivar K326 chromosome 6, ASM71507v2, whole genome shotgun sequence and includes:
- the LOC142182088 gene encoding zinc finger BED domain-containing protein DAYSLEEPER-like; this encodes MEYEVETVNKVQAIVKCGESGASNDSTSNVESDSGSKKRKIMKERSVAWRHFSKFTDDEGVKKVKCKYCPEEYVANTKNSGTRNLLSHLLKCPNNPHKPETSQTKLAFQPKGQTGDVSLIPWKFDQEACRRALARMIIIDEQPFISVEKDGFRDFVRALQP